A region of Pseudomonas putida DNA encodes the following proteins:
- a CDS encoding 5-guanidino-2-oxopentanoate decarboxylase, translating into MNEQPMTAGQALVRLLANYGVDTVFGIPGVHTLELYRGLPGSGIRHVLTRHEQGAGFMADGYARVSGRPGVCFVITGPGVTNAATAIGQAYADSIPLLVISSVNHTASLGKGWGCLHETQDQRAMTAPITAFSAVALGAEDLPELIARAWAVFDSERPRPVHISIPLDVLAAPVARDWSNEVVRRPGRGQPDRDTLGQAALKLAAAKRPMIIAGGGALQAAAQLQQLSTRLAAPLFTSVAGKGLLPPEAPLNAGSSLCVAPGWQMISEADVVLAVGTEMADTDFWRERLPINGALLRVDIDPRKFNDFYPCAVALHGDARQTLAGLLEHLPEVERDPGQAIDAVAALRQAIRTGHAPLQAIHQAILDRIDAVLPDDAVISSDMTQLAYTGNYAFASRAPRSWLHPTGYGTLGYGLPAGIGGMFATDHRPGLVLVGDGGFLYTAQELATAVEELDRPLVVLLWNNDALGQIRDDMLGLDIEPVGVLPRNPDFIGLARAFGCAVRQPRDLDALQADLASGFATPGVTFIELKHTCVC; encoded by the coding sequence ATGAATGAGCAACCGATGACCGCCGGCCAGGCGCTGGTACGGCTGCTGGCCAACTATGGGGTGGATACCGTGTTTGGTATCCCGGGGGTGCATACCCTGGAGCTGTACCGCGGCCTGCCCGGTAGCGGCATCCGCCATGTGCTGACCCGGCATGAGCAGGGCGCAGGTTTCATGGCCGATGGTTACGCCCGGGTCAGCGGCAGGCCGGGCGTGTGCTTCGTCATCACCGGCCCAGGCGTGACCAATGCCGCCACTGCCATTGGCCAGGCCTATGCCGACTCGATCCCGTTGCTGGTGATTTCCAGCGTCAACCACACTGCCAGCCTGGGCAAAGGTTGGGGCTGCCTGCACGAAACCCAGGACCAGCGCGCCATGACCGCACCGATCACGGCATTCTCCGCCGTGGCCCTGGGCGCCGAAGACCTGCCCGAGCTGATTGCCCGTGCCTGGGCGGTGTTCGACAGTGAACGCCCGCGCCCGGTGCACATCTCGATCCCGCTGGATGTGCTGGCAGCGCCGGTTGCCCGCGACTGGAGCAACGAGGTGGTACGCCGCCCCGGGCGCGGCCAGCCCGACCGTGACACGCTGGGCCAAGCCGCGCTGAAACTGGCCGCAGCCAAACGGCCAATGATCATCGCTGGCGGTGGCGCACTGCAGGCCGCCGCACAACTCCAACAGTTGAGCACCCGCCTGGCAGCGCCGCTGTTCACCAGCGTCGCCGGCAAGGGCCTGCTGCCCCCCGAGGCGCCATTGAATGCGGGTTCGAGCCTGTGCGTGGCGCCGGGCTGGCAGATGATCAGCGAAGCCGATGTGGTGTTGGCCGTGGGGACCGAAATGGCCGACACCGACTTCTGGCGCGAGCGCCTGCCAATCAACGGGGCGTTGCTGCGCGTGGACATCGACCCACGCAAGTTCAACGACTTCTACCCATGCGCCGTAGCCTTGCACGGCGATGCTCGACAGACCCTCGCCGGTTTGCTGGAGCACCTGCCCGAAGTCGAGCGCGACCCTGGCCAGGCCATCGACGCGGTGGCCGCCCTGCGCCAGGCCATTCGCACCGGGCACGCGCCGTTGCAGGCCATCCACCAGGCCATCCTCGACCGCATCGACGCAGTGCTGCCGGACGACGCTGTCATCAGCAGCGACATGACCCAGCTGGCCTACACCGGCAACTACGCCTTTGCCAGCCGGGCACCACGCAGCTGGTTACACCCCACCGGTTACGGCACCCTCGGCTATGGCTTGCCGGCGGGTATCGGTGGCATGTTCGCCACTGACCATCGCCCTGGCCTGGTGCTGGTGGGCGATGGCGGCTTCCTCTACACCGCCCAGGAGCTGGCCACCGCAGTCGAAGAACTGGACCGACCGCTGGTGGTGTTGCTGTGGAACAATGATGCGCTTGGCCAGATCCGCGACGATATGCTCGGCCTGGACATCGAGCCGGTCGGCGTACTGCCGCGCAACCCCGACTTCATTGGCCTGGCCCGTGCGTTTGGCTGCGCGGTGCGTCAGCCGCGTGACCTGGATGCCTTGCAGGCTGACCTGGCCAGCGGCTTCGCCACGCCAGGCGTGACCTTTATCGAACTCAAACATACCTGCGTCTGCTGA
- a CDS encoding aminotransferase, translating into MATPSKAFAIAHDPLVEADKAHYMHGYHVFDEHREQGALNIVEGEGAYIRDTHGNRFLDAVGGMWCTNIGLGREEMALAIADQVRKLAYSNPFSDMANDVAIELCQKLAQLAPGDLNHVFLTTGGSTAVDTAYRLIQYYQNCRGKPDKKHVIARYNAYHGSTTLTMAIGNKAADRVPEFDYAHELIHHVSNPNPYRAPDDMDEAEFLDFLVAEFEDKILSLGADNVAAFFAEPIMGSGGVIIPPKGYFERMWQVCQTYDILFVADEVVTSFGRLGTFFASEELFGVTPDIITTAKGLTSAYLPLGACIFSERIWQVIAEPGKGRCFTHGFTYSGHPVCCTAALKNIEIIEREQLLAHVKDVGSYLEQRLQTLRELPLVGDVRCLKLMACVEFVADKASKALFPDAVNIGERIHSKAQARGLLVRPIMHLNVMSPPLIVTHAQVDEIVETLRQCIIETARELTAQGLYQGR; encoded by the coding sequence ATGGCCACACCCAGCAAAGCATTCGCCATCGCCCACGACCCACTGGTGGAAGCCGACAAGGCCCACTACATGCATGGCTACCATGTGTTCGACGAGCACCGCGAGCAGGGCGCGCTGAACATCGTCGAAGGCGAGGGTGCCTACATCCGCGACACCCACGGCAACCGCTTTCTCGATGCCGTCGGCGGCATGTGGTGCACCAATATCGGCCTGGGCCGTGAAGAGATGGCCCTGGCCATCGCCGACCAGGTGCGCAAACTGGCCTACTCCAACCCGTTTTCCGACATGGCCAATGACGTCGCCATCGAGCTGTGCCAGAAGCTTGCGCAACTGGCGCCGGGTGACCTGAACCACGTGTTTCTCACCACCGGTGGTTCTACCGCCGTCGATACCGCCTACCGGCTGATCCAGTACTACCAGAACTGCCGGGGCAAGCCGGACAAGAAGCACGTGATTGCGCGCTACAACGCCTACCACGGCTCCACCACCCTGACCATGGCGATTGGCAACAAGGCCGCCGACCGGGTGCCGGAGTTCGACTACGCCCATGAGTTGATCCACCATGTTTCCAACCCCAACCCGTACCGTGCCCCGGACGACATGGACGAGGCCGAGTTCCTCGACTTCCTGGTGGCCGAATTCGAGGACAAGATCCTTTCCCTGGGTGCCGACAACGTGGCGGCGTTCTTCGCCGAACCGATCATGGGCTCGGGCGGGGTGATCATTCCGCCCAAGGGCTACTTCGAGCGCATGTGGCAGGTGTGCCAGACCTACGACATCCTGTTCGTTGCTGATGAGGTGGTGACCTCGTTCGGGCGCCTGGGCACCTTCTTCGCCAGCGAAGAGCTATTCGGCGTGACGCCGGACATCATCACCACCGCCAAAGGCCTGACCTCGGCCTACCTGCCATTGGGTGCCTGCATCTTCTCCGAGCGGATCTGGCAGGTGATCGCCGAGCCGGGCAAGGGCCGCTGCTTCACCCATGGCTTCACCTACAGTGGGCACCCGGTGTGCTGCACGGCGGCATTGAAGAACATCGAGATCATCGAGCGCGAGCAGCTGCTGGCGCACGTCAAGGACGTGGGCAGCTACCTGGAGCAACGGCTGCAAACCCTGCGCGAGCTGCCTTTGGTGGGGGATGTGCGCTGCCTGAAACTGATGGCCTGTGTCGAGTTCGTCGCCGACAAAGCCAGCAAGGCGTTGTTCCCAGACGCGGTCAACATCGGTGAACGCATCCACAGCAAAGCTCAGGCCAGAGGGCTGCTGGTGCGGCCGATCATGCACCTGAACGTGATGTCGCCGCCGTTGATCGTCACGCATGCGCAAGTCGACGAAATCGTCGAAACCCTGCGCCAGTGCATTATCGAAACGGCGCGCGAACTGACCGCGCAAGGGCTGTACCAAGGGCGATGA
- a CDS encoding pyridoxal phosphate-dependent aminotransferase has protein sequence MRYAKLTQRIAGDGAAAWDIHYRALAMQAEGKDIVLLSVGDPDFDTPAPIVEAAIDSLRAGHTHYADIRGKLALRQAIADRHRQRSGQAVSVEQVTVLAGAQCALFCVAQCVLDPGDEVIVAEPMYVTYEAVFGACGAKVVPVPVKPENGFRVCPQDVAARITPRTRALALNSPHNPSGASLPRSTWEALAELCIGHDLWLISDEVYSELLYEGEHVSPGSLPGMAERTATLNSLSKSHAMTGWRVGWVVGSPELATHLENLALCMLYGSPDFIQDAAVVALNQPLPALEAMRDAYRQRRDLVCDQLAGCPGVKALKPDGGMFVMVDIRETGLSAQAFADRLLDREGVSVLAGEAFGPSAAGHIRLGLVVGPEALAEACQRIARCAGELMRGELS, from the coding sequence ATGCGTTACGCCAAGCTGACCCAACGCATCGCCGGCGACGGCGCCGCCGCCTGGGACATCCACTACCGCGCCCTGGCGATGCAGGCCGAGGGCAAGGACATTGTGCTGTTGTCGGTGGGCGACCCGGACTTCGACACCCCGGCACCCATCGTCGAGGCTGCCATCGACAGCCTGCGTGCCGGCCACACCCACTATGCCGATATACGCGGCAAGCTGGCGTTGCGCCAGGCCATTGCCGATCGCCACCGGCAACGCAGCGGCCAGGCCGTCAGTGTCGAGCAGGTCACGGTGCTGGCCGGTGCCCAATGCGCCTTGTTCTGCGTGGCCCAGTGCGTGCTCGACCCAGGTGACGAGGTGATTGTCGCCGAGCCGATGTACGTCACTTACGAGGCAGTGTTCGGTGCCTGCGGCGCCAAGGTAGTACCGGTGCCGGTCAAGCCGGAGAACGGTTTTCGGGTGTGCCCGCAGGATGTGGCCGCGCGCATCACCCCGCGTACCCGCGCCCTGGCCCTGAACAGCCCGCACAACCCCTCGGGGGCGAGCCTGCCACGGTCGACCTGGGAGGCGCTGGCCGAGCTGTGCATCGGCCACGACCTGTGGCTGATCTCGGACGAGGTGTACAGCGAACTGCTGTACGAGGGCGAGCATGTCAGCCCAGGCAGCCTGCCGGGCATGGCCGAGCGCACCGCGACCCTTAACAGCCTGTCGAAATCCCACGCCATGACCGGCTGGCGCGTGGGCTGGGTAGTGGGCTCGCCTGAGCTCGCCACGCACCTGGAAAACCTGGCGCTGTGCATGCTGTATGGCTCGCCGGACTTCATCCAGGACGCCGCCGTGGTGGCCTTGAATCAGCCCTTGCCTGCCCTTGAGGCGATGCGCGACGCCTATCGCCAGCGCCGCGACCTGGTGTGCGACCAGCTGGCCGGGTGCCCGGGGGTCAAGGCGCTCAAGCCCGACGGCGGCATGTTCGTGATGGTCGATATCCGCGAAACCGGCCTCAGCGCACAGGCGTTCGCCGACCGCCTGCTGGACCGCGAAGGCGTGTCGGTACTGGCGGGTGAAGCGTTTGGCCCGAGCGCCGCCGGGCATATTCGCCTGGGGTTGGTGGTAGGCCCCGAGGCCTTGGCCGAGGCCTGCCAGCGCATTGCCCGTTGTGCGGGTGAATTGATGCGAGGAGAACTGTCGTGA
- a CDS encoding NAD(P)H-dependent oxidoreductase: MNVLIVHAHPEPQSFTAALRDQAVATFRAQGHEVKVSDLYAMGWNPVASADDFATRENPEYLVYALEQRLGVKSGAIAADIQQELDKLLWADLLVLNFPVFWFSAPAMLKGWIDRVLVSGVCYGGKRFYDQGGLAGKQALVTVTLGGREHMFGEGAIHGPLEDMLRPILRGTLAYVGFDVLPPFVAWHVPYISDEARQGFLQQYQQRLEQLADDQPLVFPRLAQFDEALYPLG, translated from the coding sequence GTGAATGTGCTGATCGTCCATGCTCACCCCGAGCCGCAATCCTTCACTGCCGCCCTGCGTGACCAGGCAGTGGCCACCTTTCGCGCCCAGGGCCACGAGGTCAAGGTCAGCGACCTGTATGCCATGGGCTGGAACCCGGTGGCCAGTGCGGATGACTTCGCCACGCGGGAGAACCCCGAGTACCTGGTGTATGCGCTGGAGCAGCGCCTGGGGGTCAAGAGCGGCGCCATCGCCGCCGATATCCAGCAAGAGCTGGACAAGCTGTTATGGGCCGACTTGCTGGTGCTGAACTTCCCGGTTTTCTGGTTCTCGGCGCCGGCCATGCTCAAGGGCTGGATCGACCGCGTGCTGGTGTCGGGCGTCTGCTACGGCGGCAAGCGCTTCTACGACCAAGGCGGGTTGGCCGGCAAGCAGGCGCTGGTGACGGTGACCCTCGGCGGGCGGGAGCACATGTTTGGCGAGGGGGCTATTCACGGGCCGCTTGAGGACATGCTGCGGCCGATTCTGCGGGGGACGCTGGCGTACGTCGGTTTCGACGTGCTGCCACCGTTCGTGGCCTGGCATGTGCCCTACATTAGCGACGAAGCGCGCCAGGGCTTTCTGCAGCAGTACCAGCAGCGCCTGGAGCAGTTGGCGGACGATCAGCCGCTGGTGTTTCCGCGGTTGGCGCAGTTCGATGAGGCGTTGTATCCGTTAGGTTGA
- a CDS encoding polyamine ABC transporter substrate-binding protein, protein MRKALKVIGGLLLASAATQALAVEGDSGNTLRLYNWTDYIGETTLADFEKATGIKVIYDTFDGYETVQTKLLTGRSGYDLVMLNASLVPPLIQAGVFQALDKQQLPSWHNLDEQVVSNLQGYDPGLKYSAPYTWGSSGVTYNVDKITARMPDAPIGSLAMLFDPKIVSRFADCGVTLMDAPTEVIPLALQYLGKDPRSAAPADLKAAEQLLMGIRPYIRKFDSVNYLTSLPNGDVCLALTWSGDYATAQARAIEAKKAIKLAFFIPQEGSLIWFDNLYIPKDAPHAANAHRFIEFLLQPQTMAKVTDYIHYANSNAAATALVHADIRQDPAIYPDAQTRERLFAQKTQSPKDMRAITRVWSTVKTGF, encoded by the coding sequence ATGCGCAAGGCACTGAAGGTGATTGGCGGTCTGCTGCTGGCGTCGGCCGCCACGCAGGCACTGGCGGTAGAGGGGGACAGCGGTAACACGTTGCGGCTGTACAACTGGACCGACTACATCGGCGAAACCACCTTGGCCGACTTCGAGAAGGCCACCGGCATCAAGGTCATCTACGACACCTTCGATGGCTACGAAACCGTCCAGACCAAATTGCTCACCGGCCGCTCCGGCTACGACCTGGTCATGCTCAACGCCTCTCTGGTGCCACCTTTGATCCAGGCCGGCGTGTTCCAGGCGCTGGACAAGCAGCAGCTGCCCAGTTGGCACAACCTGGATGAGCAGGTGGTGAGCAACCTGCAAGGCTACGACCCAGGGCTGAAATACTCGGCGCCCTACACCTGGGGCAGTTCCGGGGTCACCTACAACGTCGACAAGATCACCGCACGCATGCCCGATGCGCCGATTGGTTCACTGGCCATGCTGTTCGACCCCAAGATCGTCTCACGCTTCGCCGACTGCGGCGTCACCCTGATGGACGCGCCGACCGAAGTGATCCCGCTGGCCCTGCAGTACCTGGGCAAGGACCCCCGCAGCGCAGCGCCCGCCGACCTCAAGGCTGCCGAGCAGCTGCTGATGGGCATTCGCCCGTACATTCGCAAGTTCGATTCGGTCAACTACCTCACCAGCCTGCCCAACGGCGATGTCTGCCTGGCCCTGACCTGGTCAGGTGACTACGCCACCGCCCAGGCCCGTGCGATAGAGGCGAAAAAAGCCATCAAGCTGGCGTTCTTCATCCCCCAGGAAGGCTCGTTGATCTGGTTCGACAACCTCTACATCCCCAAGGACGCACCGCACGCCGCCAATGCTCACCGGTTCATCGAATTCCTGCTGCAGCCGCAGACCATGGCCAAGGTCACCGACTACATCCACTACGCCAACAGCAATGCGGCTGCCACGGCGCTGGTGCACGCCGACATTCGCCAGGACCCGGCGATCTACCCCGATGCCCAGACCCGCGAACGCCTGTTTGCCCAGAAGACCCAGAGCCCTAAAGACATGCGCGCCATCACCCGGGTCTGGAGCACGGTCAAGACCGGTTTCTGA
- the alr gene encoding alanine racemase produces MQFRRTLLAASLALLITGQAPLYAAPPLSMDNGSNTMTVQNSNAWVEVSASALQHNIRTLQAELGGKSKLCAVLKADAYGHGIGLVMPSVIALGVPCVAVASNEEARVVRASGFTGQLVRVRLASLSELEDALQYDMEELVGSAEFARQADAIAERHGKTLRIHLALNASGMSRNGVEMTSWSGRGEALQITDQKHLKLVALMTHFAVEDKDDVRKGLAAFNEQADWLIKHAKLDRRQLTLHAANSFATLEVPEARLDMVRTGGALFGDTVPERTEYKRAMQFKSRVAAVHSYPAGNTVGYDRTYTLARDSRLANITVGYSDGYRRVFTNKGHVLINGHRVPVVGKVSMNTLMVDVTDFPDVKNGNEVVLFGKQAGGEITQGEMEEINGALLADLYTVWGSSNPKILVD; encoded by the coding sequence ATGCAATTTCGCCGCACGCTCCTCGCTGCCTCCCTGGCCCTGCTGATCACCGGCCAAGCCCCGCTGTATGCCGCACCGCCGCTGTCGATGGACAACGGCAGCAACACGATGACCGTGCAAAACAGCAATGCCTGGGTCGAGGTGAGCGCAAGCGCCTTGCAACACAACATCCGTACCCTGCAAGCGGAACTGGGCGGCAAGTCCAAGTTGTGCGCCGTGCTCAAAGCCGATGCCTACGGCCACGGTATCGGCCTGGTGATGCCGTCGGTAATCGCCCTCGGCGTGCCCTGCGTGGCGGTGGCCAGCAACGAAGAAGCCCGCGTGGTGCGTGCCAGCGGCTTCACCGGGCAACTGGTGCGGGTACGCCTGGCCAGCCTGAGCGAGCTGGAAGATGCCCTGCAATACGACATGGAAGAACTGGTCGGCAGCGCCGAATTCGCCCGCCAGGCCGACGCCATCGCCGAGCGCCATGGCAAGACCCTGCGCATTCACCTCGCGCTCAACGCCAGCGGCATGAGCCGTAACGGTGTGGAGATGACCAGCTGGAGCGGGCGCGGTGAAGCGCTGCAGATCACCGACCAGAAGCACCTCAAGCTGGTGGCGTTGATGACCCACTTCGCCGTGGAAGACAAGGACGATGTACGCAAGGGCCTGGCAGCGTTCAATGAGCAGGCCGACTGGCTGATCAAGCATGCCAAGCTCGACCGCCGCCAACTGACCCTGCACGCGGCCAACTCGTTCGCCACCCTGGAAGTGCCGGAAGCGCGCCTGGACATGGTCCGCACCGGCGGTGCGCTGTTCGGCGACACCGTGCCTGAGCGCACCGAATACAAGCGCGCCATGCAGTTCAAGTCGCGGGTGGCCGCGGTGCACAGCTACCCGGCCGGTAACACCGTCGGCTATGACCGCACCTACACCCTGGCGCGGGACTCGCGCCTGGCCAATATCACCGTTGGCTACTCTGACGGCTACCGCCGGGTGTTCACCAACAAGGGCCATGTGCTGATCAACGGCCACCGCGTGCCGGTGGTGGGCAAGGTGTCGATGAACACCTTGATGGTCGATGTCACCGACTTCCCTGACGTCAAGAACGGCAACGAGGTGGTGCTGTTCGGCAAGCAGGCCGGTGGCGAGATCACCCAAGGCGAGATGGAGGAAATCAACGGTGCATTGCTGGCCGACCTCTACACCGTGTGGGGCAGCTCGAACCCAAAAATTCTCGTCGACTGA